Proteins encoded within one genomic window of Ranitomeya variabilis isolate aRanVar5 chromosome 4, aRanVar5.hap1, whole genome shotgun sequence:
- the RPS24 gene encoding small ribosomal subunit protein eS24 isoform X2, which yields MALPTNACAALRCLKPRPLPVNLTRGLAEEISVFLSFLPTRHGPKMNDSVTIRTRKFMTNRLLQRKQMVIDVLHPGKATVPKTEIREKLAKMYKTTPDVIFVFGFRTHFGGGKTTGFGMIYDSLDYAKKNEPKHRLARHGLYEKKKTSRKQRKERKNRMKKVRGTAKATVGAGKKK from the exons ATGGCCCTTCCAACCAATGCTTGTGCCGCGCTCAGGTGCCTGAAACCACGCCCACTTCCTGTGAATCTTACCAGAGGATTGGCTGAAGAAATTTCGGTCTTTCTTTCCTTCCTCCCTACGAGACACGGTCCCAAGATG aacgaCAGCGTCACTATTAGAACTCGGAAGTTCATGACCAACCGGCTGCTTCAAAGGAAGCAAATG GTCATAGATGTCCTTCATCCGGGGAAAGCTACTGTCCCTAAGACCGAAATCAGGGAGAAGCTGGCAAAAATGTACAAGACTACCCCAGATGTGATCTTCGTCTTCGGTTTCAGGACTCACTTTGGTGGTGGGAAAACTACCGGCTTTGGAATGATTTACGACTCTCTAGACTATGCTAAGAAGAACGAACCCAAACACAGACTGGCCAGG CATGGTCTCTATGAGAAGAAAAAGACTTCAAGAAAACAGCGTAAAGAAAGGAAGAACAGAATGAAGAAGGTCAGGGGTACAGCCAAAGCTACCGTGGGTGCTGGTAAAAAG AAATGA
- the RPS24 gene encoding small ribosomal subunit protein eS24 isoform X1, with product MALPTNACAALRCLKPRPLPVNLTRGLAEEISVFLSFLPTRHGPKMNDSVTIRTRKFMTNRLLQRKQMVIDVLHPGKATVPKTEIREKLAKMYKTTPDVIFVFGFRTHFGGGKTTGFGMIYDSLDYAKKNEPKHRLARHGLYEKKKTSRKQRKERKNRMKKVRGTAKATVGAGKKKD from the exons ATGGCCCTTCCAACCAATGCTTGTGCCGCGCTCAGGTGCCTGAAACCACGCCCACTTCCTGTGAATCTTACCAGAGGATTGGCTGAAGAAATTTCGGTCTTTCTTTCCTTCCTCCCTACGAGACACGGTCCCAAGATG aacgaCAGCGTCACTATTAGAACTCGGAAGTTCATGACCAACCGGCTGCTTCAAAGGAAGCAAATG GTCATAGATGTCCTTCATCCGGGGAAAGCTACTGTCCCTAAGACCGAAATCAGGGAGAAGCTGGCAAAAATGTACAAGACTACCCCAGATGTGATCTTCGTCTTCGGTTTCAGGACTCACTTTGGTGGTGGGAAAACTACCGGCTTTGGAATGATTTACGACTCTCTAGACTATGCTAAGAAGAACGAACCCAAACACAGACTGGCCAGG CATGGTCTCTATGAGAAGAAAAAGACTTCAAGAAAACAGCGTAAAGAAAGGAAGAACAGAATGAAGAAGGTCAGGGGTACAGCCAAAGCTACCGTGGGTGCTGGTAAAAAG
- the RPS24 gene encoding small ribosomal subunit protein eS24 isoform X3, whose product MEPNDSVTIRTRKFMTNRLLQRKQMVIDVLHPGKATVPKTEIREKLAKMYKTTPDVIFVFGFRTHFGGGKTTGFGMIYDSLDYAKKNEPKHRLARHGLYEKKKTSRKQRKERKNRMKKVRGTAKATVGAGKKKD is encoded by the exons ATGGAGCCG aacgaCAGCGTCACTATTAGAACTCGGAAGTTCATGACCAACCGGCTGCTTCAAAGGAAGCAAATG GTCATAGATGTCCTTCATCCGGGGAAAGCTACTGTCCCTAAGACCGAAATCAGGGAGAAGCTGGCAAAAATGTACAAGACTACCCCAGATGTGATCTTCGTCTTCGGTTTCAGGACTCACTTTGGTGGTGGGAAAACTACCGGCTTTGGAATGATTTACGACTCTCTAGACTATGCTAAGAAGAACGAACCCAAACACAGACTGGCCAGG CATGGTCTCTATGAGAAGAAAAAGACTTCAAGAAAACAGCGTAAAGAAAGGAAGAACAGAATGAAGAAGGTCAGGGGTACAGCCAAAGCTACCGTGGGTGCTGGTAAAAAG